One segment of Xanthomonas oryzae pv. oryzae DNA contains the following:
- a CDS encoding sensor histidine kinase: MGQITKVRSRRRLRTRIILSFLLFGTGLTILFALVTVWANRYIETKMIEDVMNRNIEVMARSYAANRDAKPTLQVEQMYARAVNPNDPEAMARLARDFPGWVKMQEGIQGYSGTDEFNHPLVYQVAVRKTPDAWFFLAYDTTRASIAQDRLRAWLYVSVLLFGFFSLLIGWWSASKVMRPVSDLAARLRAYRGGTSEPKPLAAHFPDDEVGQLAEALDDYSARLTEVVQRDREFNADVSHELRTPLAVIRGATELLLTRPNLDEKVLQRLQRIQRAEQQCSDLIGSLLLLSRNERGQGSSNVAKVAEQLIDSHRAQLGGKPLELLLEGERDLVIDAPESALSVALGNLIGNAVKYTQDGQVRVRVRGDCVDVIDSGPGLSEEDAAKLFQRGYRGTHAGHSQGGGIGLSIVSRLCDLYGWRVSVRPGQQHGVIATLAFHR; this comes from the coding sequence GTGGGGCAAATAACGAAAGTTCGTAGCCGGCGGCGTTTACGCACCCGCATCATCCTATCGTTCTTGTTGTTCGGTACCGGGCTAACGATTCTGTTTGCGCTTGTAACAGTCTGGGCTAATCGTTACATCGAGACCAAGATGATCGAGGACGTGATGAATCGCAACATCGAAGTGATGGCGCGGTCATATGCGGCGAATCGGGATGCGAAGCCCACGCTACAAGTCGAACAGATGTACGCGCGTGCGGTCAATCCGAACGATCCGGAAGCGATGGCGCGGCTTGCGAGAGATTTTCCGGGGTGGGTGAAAATGCAGGAAGGTATCCAGGGCTATAGCGGAACAGATGAATTCAATCATCCGCTGGTGTACCAGGTTGCAGTGCGAAAGACGCCCGATGCCTGGTTTTTCCTTGCCTACGATACGACGCGAGCAAGTATTGCTCAGGATCGGTTGAGGGCTTGGTTGTACGTTTCAGTTCTGCTGTTTGGTTTTTTTTCGTTGCTGATCGGCTGGTGGTCCGCCTCCAAGGTCATGCGCCCGGTGTCGGACCTGGCGGCACGCCTGCGCGCCTATCGCGGCGGCACCAGCGAACCCAAGCCGCTGGCCGCGCACTTCCCCGACGACGAAGTCGGCCAGCTTGCCGAAGCCCTGGACGATTACTCGGCCCGCCTCACCGAAGTGGTGCAGCGCGACCGCGAATTCAACGCCGACGTCAGCCACGAACTGCGCACCCCGCTGGCGGTGATTCGCGGCGCCACCGAATTGCTGCTCACCCGGCCCAACCTGGATGAAAAAGTACTGCAACGCCTGCAGCGCATCCAGCGCGCCGAACAGCAATGCAGCGATTTGATCGGCTCGTTGCTGCTGCTTTCGCGCAATGAACGCGGACAAGGCAGCAGCAATGTGGCCAAGGTGGCTGAGCAACTCATCGACTCGCACCGCGCACAGCTCGGTGGCAAACCGTTGGAGCTGCTGCTGGAAGGCGAGCGCGACCTGGTCATCGACGCGCCCGAGTCCGCCTTGTCGGTGGCGCTAGGCAACCTGATCGGCAATGCGGTCAAGTACACCCAGGACGGCCAGGTGCGCGTGCGCGTGCGCGGCGACTGTGTGGACGTCATCGACTCCGGCCCCGGCCTGAGCGAAGAGGACGCGGCCAAACTGTTCCAGCGCGGCTACCGCGGCACCCACGCAGGCCACTCGCAAGGCGGCGGCATCGGCCTGTCGATCGTCAGCCGGCTGTGCGATCTGTATGGATGGCGGGTGAGCGTACGCCCAGGCCAGCAGCACGGCGTCATCGCAACACTGGCCTTCCATCGCTAA
- a CDS encoding IS5-like element ISXo1 family transposase produces MQLTFGDAEGLGKRKQTRREIFLAEMERIVPWKRLLALIEPHYPVSGRPGRQPYALATMLRIHLLQQWYALSDPAMEEALHEIPTLRRFAQLGGLDNVPDETTILNFRRLLETHGIAARMLEAVNAHLSRKGQSLRSGTIVDATLIAAPSSTKNADRARDPEMHQTKKGNQWYFGMKAHIGVDEFSGLVHHVQCTAANVADITVTHALLHGKEDSVFGDSGYTGAEKRDELQSCEAAFFIAAKRSTIQAIGNKRARAWAERWEHFKASVRAKVEHPFRVIKRQFGYTKVRYRGLAKNTAQVQTLFALSNLWMVRRHLLPARG; encoded by the coding sequence ATGCAACTGACGTTCGGTGACGCCGAGGGCCTGGGCAAGCGCAAGCAGACCCGGCGCGAGATCTTCCTTGCGGAGATGGAGCGCATCGTGCCGTGGAAGCGACTGCTTGCCCTGATCGAGCCGCACTATCCGGTGTCAGGACGACCGGGTCGGCAGCCGTACGCGCTGGCGACGATGTTGCGGATTCATCTGTTGCAGCAGTGGTATGCGTTGAGCGATCCGGCGATGGAAGAGGCATTGCACGAGATCCCGACCCTGCGGCGTTTTGCCCAGCTCGGCGGCTTGGATAACGTTCCAGACGAGACCACGATTCTCAACTTTCGCCGTTTGCTGGAAACCCACGGCATTGCCGCTCGGATGCTGGAAGCGGTCAACGCCCATTTGTCGCGCAAGGGGCAGAGCCTGCGGTCGGGCACGATCGTCGATGCGACGCTGATCGCTGCGCCCAGTTCGACCAAGAATGCCGATCGTGCGCGCGACCCTGAGATGCATCAGACCAAGAAGGGCAACCAGTGGTATTTCGGGATGAAGGCGCACATTGGGGTGGATGAATTTTCCGGGCTGGTACACCACGTGCAGTGCACCGCAGCCAACGTGGCCGATATCACGGTGACGCACGCATTGCTGCACGGCAAGGAAGACAGCGTGTTCGGCGACAGCGGCTACACCGGTGCGGAAAAACGCGACGAGTTGCAGAGCTGCGAGGCTGCATTTTTCATTGCCGCCAAGCGCTCCACGATTCAAGCCATTGGCAACAAGCGCGCGCGTGCTTGGGCAGAACGTTGGGAACACTTCAAGGCAAGCGTGCGCGCGAAGGTGGAGCACCCATTCCGGGTGATCAAGCGGCAGTTCGGCTACACCAAGGTGCGCTATCGCGGCCTGGCCAAGAACACCGCACAGGTGCAGACGTTATTTGCGCTGTCGAATCTGTGGATGGTGCGCCGGCACTTGCTGCCGGCCAGGGGATAA
- a CDS encoding response regulator transcription factor, with amino-acid sequence MRILVIEDNSDIAANLGDYLEDRGHTVDFAADGVTGLHLAVVHEFDAIVLDLNLPGMDGIEVCRKLRNEARKQTPVLMLTARDSLDNKLAGFDSGADDYLIKPFALQEVEVRLNALSRRGKGVHTRVLETGDLEYNLDTLEVRRRGKLLQLNPTALKILQALMEASPAVVTRQELETRVWGEELPDSDSLRVHIHGLRAVVDKPFDVAMIQTRHGIGYRIASPDA; translated from the coding sequence GTGCGAATTCTAGTAATTGAAGACAACAGCGATATCGCCGCCAATCTGGGCGACTATCTTGAAGACCGTGGCCACACGGTGGATTTCGCCGCCGATGGCGTCACCGGCCTGCATTTGGCGGTGGTCCACGAGTTCGACGCCATCGTGCTCGATCTCAACCTGCCCGGTATGGACGGCATCGAGGTCTGCCGCAAGCTGCGCAACGAAGCACGCAAGCAGACCCCGGTGCTGATGCTGACCGCGCGCGACTCGCTGGACAACAAGCTGGCCGGCTTCGACTCCGGTGCCGACGACTATCTGATCAAGCCGTTCGCGCTACAGGAAGTGGAAGTGCGCCTCAACGCACTGTCGCGTCGTGGTAAGGGCGTGCACACCCGCGTGCTGGAAACCGGCGATCTGGAATACAACCTGGATACGCTGGAAGTGCGCCGCCGCGGCAAGCTGCTGCAGCTCAACCCCACCGCACTGAAGATCCTGCAGGCGCTGATGGAAGCCTCCCCGGCCGTGGTCACGCGCCAGGAGCTGGAAACCCGCGTCTGGGGCGAAGAATTGCCGGATTCGGACTCGCTGCGCGTGCATATCCACGGGCTGCGCGCCGTGGTCGACAAGCCCTTCGACGTGGCAATGATCCAGACCCGGCATGGCATCGGCTACCGCATCGCCTCGCCCGATGCCTGA
- the rimK gene encoding 30S ribosomal protein S6--L-glutamate ligase yields MSKPRRVPAAMKIAILSRNSKLYSTRRLIEAGRKRGHTVRILDPLRCYMRIAADGFSLHYKGKPITGFDAVIPRIGASVTRYGTAVLRQLEFMGTYTPNPSDAILRARDKLRAHQLLAAQGIDMPVTVFGDNPDDTQDLLSMLGPPPHVVKLNEGAQGAGVILTEKASASRSVVEALRGLYANFIVQEFIGEAEGADLRCFVVGDRVVAAMRRQAAEGDFRSNLHLGGTAVVADATELEREVAVRSARALGLAVAGVDLIRSKRGPLVLEVNSTPGLEGVEGVCGVDVAGAIVQHLEQSVRRSAD; encoded by the coding sequence ATGTCCAAACCGCGCCGTGTGCCTGCCGCGATGAAAATCGCCATCCTTTCCCGCAACAGCAAGCTCTATTCGACCCGGCGTCTCATCGAAGCCGGGCGCAAGCGTGGCCACACGGTGCGCATCCTCGACCCATTACGTTGCTACATGCGCATCGCCGCCGACGGCTTCAGCCTGCACTACAAGGGCAAGCCGATCACCGGCTTCGACGCGGTGATTCCGCGTATCGGTGCCTCGGTCACCCGCTACGGCACCGCCGTGTTGCGCCAGCTCGAATTCATGGGCACCTACACGCCTAATCCCTCGGACGCCATCCTGCGCGCGCGCGACAAATTGCGCGCGCATCAGTTGCTGGCCGCGCAGGGCATCGACATGCCGGTCACCGTGTTTGGCGATAACCCCGACGACACCCAGGACCTGCTTTCCATGCTCGGCCCGCCGCCGCATGTGGTGAAGTTGAACGAAGGTGCGCAAGGTGCCGGGGTGATCCTGACCGAAAAGGCCAGCGCCTCACGCAGCGTGGTCGAAGCGCTGCGCGGGTTGTACGCCAATTTCATCGTGCAGGAATTCATCGGCGAAGCCGAGGGCGCCGACCTGCGCTGCTTCGTGGTTGGCGACCGCGTGGTCGCGGCGATGCGCCGTCAGGCGGCCGAAGGCGATTTCCGTTCCAATCTGCATCTGGGCGGCACGGCGGTCGTGGCCGATGCCACCGAACTGGAGCGAGAGGTCGCGGTGCGCTCGGCACGCGCACTGGGCTTGGCGGTGGCGGGGGTGGACCTGATCCGTTCCAAACGCGGCCCGCTGGTGTTGGAGGTCAACTCCACCCCCGGCCTGGAAGGCGTGGAGGGCGTGTGCGGCGTGGACGTGGCCGGTGCAATCGTCCAGCACCTGGAGCAGTCCGTCCGACGATCGGCTGACTAA
- a CDS encoding IS5 family transposase, whose product MQLTFGDAEYNGKRKRTRREVFLAEMDQVVPWKGLLALIEPHYPKSGQPGRQPYRLETMLRIHFLQQWYALSDPSAEEALYDTVSMRRFAKIGGLDEVPDETTILHFRHLLERHDLARKLFRVNAHLSRKGQSLRGGTIVDATIIAAPSSTKNKQGERDPDMHQTKKGNQYDFGMKAHIGVDDDSGLVHHVECTAANVADITQAHKLLHGKEDTVCGDSGYTGLEKREEMKRKRTLRYLIAEKPSKLKQIKNKRELKLAKRWEHTKASLRAKVEHPFRVIKRQFGYVKVRYRGLVKNTAQMLTLFALSNLWLKRKELMPAAGKVCL is encoded by the coding sequence ATGCAACTGACCTTCGGCGACGCGGAGTACAACGGCAAGCGCAAGCGGACGCGGCGTGAGGTGTTCTTGGCCGAGATGGACCAGGTCGTGCCGTGGAAGGGCCTGCTGGCGCTGATCGAGCCGCACTATCCAAAGTCGGGGCAGCCGGGGCGACAGCCGTATCGGCTGGAAACGATGCTGCGCATCCACTTTTTGCAGCAGTGGTATGCGCTGAGCGATCCCTCGGCGGAAGAAGCGCTGTACGACACGGTGTCGATGCGCCGCTTCGCGAAGATCGGCGGGCTGGACGAGGTGCCGGATGAAACGACGATTCTCCACTTCCGGCATCTGCTGGAGCGGCATGATCTGGCGCGCAAGCTGTTCAGGGTCAACGCGCACCTGTCGCGTAAAGGGCAGAGTCTGCGGGGCGGGACGATCGTGGATGCCACGATCATTGCGGCGCCCAGTTCGACCAAGAACAAGCAGGGCGAGCGCGATCCGGACATGCACCAGACCAAGAAGGGGAATCAATATGACTTCGGGATGAAGGCGCACATCGGGGTGGACGATGACTCCGGGCTGGTGCACCACGTCGAATGCACGGCGGCCAACGTGGCCGATATCACGCAAGCGCACAAGCTGCTGCACGGCAAGGAGGATACGGTGTGCGGGGACAGCGGCTACACCGGGCTTGAGAAGCGCGAGGAGATGAAGCGCAAGCGCACGCTGCGCTACCTGATCGCCGAGAAACCCTCGAAGCTGAAGCAGATCAAGAACAAACGCGAACTGAAGTTGGCCAAGCGCTGGGAGCACACCAAGGCCAGCCTGCGGGCGAAGGTGGAACACCCGTTCCGGGTGATCAAGCGTCAGTTTGGTTACGTCAAGGTGCGCTATCGCGGCCTGGTCAAGAACACCGCGCAGATGCTGACGCTGTTTGCGCTGTCGAATCTGTGGCTGAAGCGCAAAGAGTTAATGCCCGCTGCGGGGAAGGTGTGCCTGTAA